A genomic segment from Bos taurus isolate L1 Dominette 01449 registration number 42190680 breed Hereford chromosome 1, ARS-UCD2.0, whole genome shotgun sequence encodes:
- the S100B gene encoding protein S100-B has protein sequence MSELEKAVVALIDVFHQYSGREGDKHKLKKSELKELINNELSHFLEEIKEQEVVDKVMETLDSDGDGECDFQEFMAFVAMITTACHEFFEHE, from the exons ATGTCTGAGTTAGAGAAGGCCGTGGTGGCCCTCATTGACGTCTTCCATCAATATTCCGGGAGGGAAGGTGACAAGCACAAGCTGAAGAAGTCAGAACTCAAGGAGCTCATCAACAATGAACTTTCTCATTTTTTAGAG GAAATCAAAGAGCAGGAGGTTGTGGACAAAGTCATGGAGACACTGGACAGTGATGGGGACGGCGAATGTGACTTCCAGGAATTTATGGCTTTCGTTGCCATGATTACCACTGCCTGCCACGAGTTCTTCGAACACgaataa